In Schlegelella aquatica, one DNA window encodes the following:
- the yidD gene encoding membrane protein insertion efficiency factor YidD produces MKRALILLIRGYRLFFSAWVGAGCRFHPTCSVYAIEALERHGSLAGSYLAARRLLRCHPWCEGGADPVPADAPRLQRPGGPPGLFTRLVRAGSSSPSPSPPASTSSNSESSP; encoded by the coding sequence ATGAAGCGCGCACTGATCCTGCTGATTCGCGGCTACCGCCTGTTCTTCAGCGCCTGGGTCGGCGCGGGCTGCCGTTTCCATCCCACCTGCTCGGTGTATGCGATCGAGGCGCTGGAGCGCCACGGATCGCTGGCGGGCAGCTACCTCGCGGCGCGCCGCCTGCTGCGCTGCCACCCGTGGTGCGAGGGCGGTGCCGATCCGGTGCCCGCCGACGCGCCCCGTCTGCAGCGCCCGGGCGGGCCGCCCGGGCTGTTCACACGTCTCGTGCGGGCGGGTTCGTCGAGCCCGTCCCCCTCGCCTCCTGCTTCCACCTCCTCCAACAGCGAGTCGTCTCCATGA